The Coccidioides posadasii str. Silveira chromosome 3, complete sequence genome contains a region encoding:
- a CDS encoding uncharacterized protein (EggNog:ENOG410PZAI), translated as MSLGEEQKSLFFKPYKAPIRAPEIDTLAYYYPDFGNFNFGQLMDISKNPRWQVHAAWNMPQAKVPHMKVLMYSGIIGNEHELFRGELLAIIDVMCGRLNTRSLRSHIIAPVLLFSVVGMHHVRILEAYFNGKQLMVHSTKLYDLEQQNHELLIQLSRWWLGDASS; from the exons ATGTCACTAGGAGAAGAGCAAAAGTCGCTCTTCTTTAAACCTTACAAGGCTCCAATCCGGGCCCCAGAAATCGACACGCTTGCCTATTATTACCCCGA TTTCGGAAACTTCAATTTCGGACAGTTGATGGATATATCCAAGAACCCCCGGTGGCAGGTGCACGCAGCCTGGAATATGCCACAAGCGAAAGTTCCCCATATGAAAGTCCTGATGTACAGCGGCATAATTGGAAACGAGCATGAACTCTTTCGGGGAGAGCTGCTCGCTATTATTGATGTCATGTGTGGGAGGCTAAACACGAGGTCGCTCCGATCGCATATCATTGCTCCT GTTTTGTTGTTTTCTGTGGTAGGAATGCACCATGTCCGAATCCTTGAGGCATATTTCAATGGCAAACAGCTCATGGTTCATTCCACCAAACTTTACGACTTGGAACAGCAGAATCACGAACTCTTAATTCAGCTATCAAGGTGGTGGCTGGGTGATGCGAGCAGTTGA
- a CDS encoding uncharacterized protein (EggNog:ENOG410PJKH~COG:S~BUSCO:3828at33183) — MLYVSSCNSSRSLPSQSLSHPASTSTPSSPSVTLNVSRQLPPRPHEPHDVYDPATITTTSSNPSLQRQRHHRHSSLPIPPSAPLHPRFSSDATSPNSDSSRASLRRRAHFRSLSATAQSRAAATAAAAAAVAPVRFAELHNSRHRSSSLRDPDAHPPAAEGDSSATDYPTSQSFWPTRSNRVSSRTSSAILWVLEEALRKPYPFTPVPGEIDASMSELMAEGGISTAAPTGNGRPHHNGVHGPARGSASSQPNPSGLRTPIEIMRRRNDREARKRAELEAREREREQQELDRIKRKHELEQQELDRLAQEERRKQAAGVAGEAPVSSTRRPAMGSASRPPDVPLPQDPGTADTSQGVHPTSGDNPNPRRAGEGAAQERSTRQRASTGTSHQSRQSQSRAPDSSARTAPQGSFPSTQAPKMQAGQADTSASQPQTASQQQQQQPRRPFPHAFERWEMLSSHWEGLTSYWIRRLEQNNEDLNKDPLSQQMSRQITDLSAAGANLFHAVVELQRLRASSERKFQRWFFDTRAEQERSQEMQAELRRLLEAERQGREEAITTAKQAEVDKAKAEELVREMRRELLISRDEARRAWEELGRREQEERERTASLRNGEPTVVGGVQVVPMVQPYPSRQASTHRPQTREGPYPGGPGATSMGGQTPHDPAGQADQYSYDSQVSTPKAIEAPPETGMEQSHLHHEPDAAKFDTFPPAPTSSAPSSKASTTQAPTRGFYQHEGPALHGQPRSGTGAGDYIPSSEVGTSEVSDDYEPKITDHPDFPGRELSYPRTISEDSDDYDKEELLEQDEHYGQQYGQQYPHSTTAGNMHSGYRPAPADYSGSGWGPTWDSVTSRHRHPTRLSDVMEEDERSRASASRASQASRGMP; from the exons ATGCTTTACGTCAGTTCATGTAACTCCAG TCGCTCGCTTCCCTCTCAATCTCTCTCTCACCCTGCCTCTACATCCACCCCGTCCTCCCCATCCGTGACTCTCAACGTGTCACGGCAACTCCCTCCGCGCCCTCACGAGCCCCACGACGTTTACGACCCAGCTACGATCACCACGACCTCCTCCAACCCTTCACTGCAACGCCAGCGGCACCACAGGCACTCTTCGCTCCCCATCCCTCCCTCCGCGCCTTTGCACCCTCGGTTCTCCTCTGATGCAACATCTCCGAACTCCGATAGCTCCCGCGCCTCCCTCAGACGACGTGCACACTTTAGATCTCTCTCAGCCACCGCACAATCTCGTGCTGCTGCTACtgctgccgccgccgccgccgttGCCCCGGTGAGGTTCGCCGAGTTACACAACTCCCGCCACCGCAGCTCTTCCCTGCGAGATCCCGACGCCCACCCACCTGCAGCAGAAGGTGACAGCTCTGCCACCGATTACCCTACCAGCCAGTCCTTCTGGCCAACAAGGAGCAATCGCGTTTCCTCCCGCACTTCCTCTGCCATTCTCTGGGTTCTCGAGGAGGCCCTTCGAAAGCCTTACCCCTTCACCCCGGTTCCAGGTGAAATCGACGCCTCGATGTCAGAGCTTATGGCGGAAGGAGGCATATCCACCGCTGCGCCGACCGGTAATGGGAGACCACACCACAATGGGGTCCACGGGCCCGCGCGGGGCTCCGCTTCATCGCAGCCCAACCCCAGCGGTTTGCGCACCCCCATTGAAATCATGCGACGGAGGAACGATCGCGAGGCGAGGAAAAGGGCAGAACTGGAAGCTCGAGAACGAGAGCGAGAACAACAGGAACTAGACAGAATCAAAAGGAAACACGAACTGGAGCAGCAAGAACTAGATCGACTTGCACAAGAAGAACGCCGGAAACAAGCTGCTGGCGTTGCTGGAGAGGCCCCGGTTTCATCCACCAGGCGACCAGCCATGGGATCGGCGTCTCGTCCGCCGGACGTGCCTCTCCCCCAAGATCCAGGTACTGCAGACACATCCCAAGGTGTACATCCAACCTCTGGAGACAATCCTAATCCCCGGCGTGCCGGAGAGGGCGCCGCTCAAGAACGGTCCACGAGGCAACGCGCTTCAACGGGGACGTCGCATCAATCTCGACAGTCGCAGTCTAGGGCACCCGATAGCTCTGCTCGAACTGCTCCGCAAGGAAGCTTTCCCAGCACCCAGGCGCCAAAGATGCAGGCTGGCCAAGCCGACACCAGTGCTTCACAGCCCCAAACCGCCTcgcaacaacagcagcaacaaccACGTAGACCCTTTCCGCATGCATTTGAGCGCTGGGAGATGCTCTCTTCGCACTGGGAGGGTCTCACCAGCTACTGGATCCGTCGCTTGGAACAAAACAACGAAGACCTGAACAAGGACCCGCTCAGTCAGCAGATGTCTCGCCAGATTACAGATCTGTCCGCCGCCGGAGCTAATTTATTTCATGCCGTCGTCGAATTACAACGACTACGGGCCTCCTCAGAAAGAAAATTCCAGCGCTGGTTCTTTGATACCCGTGCTGAGCAGGAGAGATCCCAAGAAATGCAAGCAGAGCTACGTCGACTTCTCGAAGCGGAGCGACAAGGACGAGAAGAAGCGATCACGACAGCGAAGCAAGCAGAGGTGGACAAGGCTAAAGCTGAAGAGCTCGTGAGGGAAATGCGTCGAGAATTGTTGATTTCCCGAGACGAAGCTCGGCGCGCTTGGGAAGAGCTCGGACGCCGTGAACAAGAGGAACGCGAGCGTACGGCGTCGCTGCGTAATGGAGAACCTACCGTTGTTGGCGGCGTCCAGGTCGTGCCAATGGTCCAGCCTTACCCTAGCAGACAAGCCAGCACACACCGCCCTCAAACCAGGGAAGGCCCATATCCAGGCGGTCCAGGGGCAACATCGATGGGTGGCCAAACCCCCCACGACCCGGCAGGTCAAGCCGACCAATATTCCTACGACAGCCAAGTCTCTACCCCAAAGGCAATCGAGGCTCCTCCAGAGACCGGTATGGAACAGTCTCACCTTCACCACGAGCCTGACGCTGCGAAATTTGACACCTTCCCTCCCGCACCTACTTCTTCTGCACCGAGTTCCAAAGCAAGTACCACGCAGGCTCCAACCAGAGGATTTTACCAACACGAGGGACCTGCGCTCCATGGCCAACCTCGATCAGGCACTGGTGCCGGTGATTACATTCCCTCCAGTGAGGTGGGAACGAGCGAAGTCTCGGACGACTACGAGCCTAAGATCACAGACCATCCTGATTTCCCCGGTCGAGAACTTTCCTATCCGCGTACGATCTCCGAGGATAGCGACGATTACGACAAGGAAGAGCTGCTGGAGCAAGATGAGCATTACGGGCAGCAATACGGTCAACAGTATCCTCACAGCACAACTGCAGGGAATATGCACAGTGGATATAGACCCGCCCCTGCGGATTACAGCGGATCCGGCTGGGGACCAACCTGGGATTCTGTAACATCAAGACATCGGCACCCGACAAGGTTGAGCGACGTCATGGAAGAGGATGAGCGGAGCCGAGCGAGCGCGAGTCGTGCGAGTCAAGCAAGCCGTGGAATGCCCTGA
- a CDS encoding uncharacterized protein (EggNog:ENOG410PGDM~COG:S~BUSCO:4682at33183) gives MNRIAAPRWPAADRRYNNNLDDALSAARDQRPDYRGRNREDFRRSPPSWRGRSGYRDRDREGYRSPTYHSRSRSRSRSRSRARSHTRSQSRSHRRRPPHYGIESREVMMEGLPVEMNEEDISNELRQYYHVEDLEDVRVIRDRQTKISRQLGFLRFPSLDASRDFLERNYPAIYLYGDSSSHTDGRGVKVRIAYSREREDRNRARAEGEWTCKICTLVNYATRQRCFRCQAVRTDFTQVPAAAAEPLQRVINTGDNDVSPDGTPSQFLLFRGLEPSVTEEILAKGVAKLYKPSSGSQSQAAAAAAKKGAKIASTTGDTNLGAREGSIRRILLVRDRRSNESWRYGFAEFATVEDAQSALTRHNSFETFTISSKPVLASYIHAGVFVPVLNPTASTERFTFSPLGNPSVKLAYWDEGAYVTELKLSTEIVESKEKPKDTGAASKTTKGSKDGDKMKKRKAEVGAASGSKKLAMPSHLQFWSDRHAELHGIQRNNPEGEAREGEIGSANMENGSGNTEPSSASSPPTQSYADLNRKCCYLCMRQFKTEAEVHRHERLSQLHRDNLQNEELKAKAVAKLAKKRDGQSEQQPAAEYRDRAKERRKVFGSSSKPKDKKIEKEVEEEEEQSALPTMSKGASLLGKMGWSAGKGLGAQGTGMTAPVATELYVQGVGLGAQGSKVGDAVQEASRNTRGRYDEFLEKTKDLARERYEKMQQGEQ, from the exons ATGAATCGGATCGCGGCCCCACGATGGCCTGCCGCTGACAGAAGATATAACAATAACCTCGATGACGCGCTCTCAGCTGCTAGAGACCAGCGTCCCGACTATCGTGGAAGGAACCGTGAAGATTTCCGTCGCTCGCCACCTTCATGGCGCGGCCGTTCGGGCTACAGAGACCGCGATCGTGAAGGCTACCGCTCTCCGACATACCACAGTCGTAGCAGGAGCCGCAGCCGCAGCCGCAGCCGTGCCCGCAGTCACACTCGTTCCCAAAGCCGAAGCCACCGTCGGCGGCCCCCGCACTATGGTATAGAGAGCCGGGAAGTCATGATGGAGGGCTTGCCCGTTGAGATGAATGAAGAAGAC ATCTCCAATGAGCTCAGACAATACTATCATGTCGAGGATCTTGAAGATGTGCGGGTTATCAGAGATCGCCAGACAA AGATATCGCGGCAGCTGGGCTTCCTTCGTTTTCCGTCATTAGATGCGTCTCGAGATTTTTTAGAACGCAATTACCCCGCTATCTACTTATATGGGGATAGCTCTTCGCATACTGATGGTCGTGGCGTGAAGGTTAGAATTGCTTACAGTCGAGAGAGGGAAGATCGCAATCGCGCCAGGGCTGAAGGAGAATGGACTTGTAAGATC TGCACATTAGTGAATTATGCAACCCGCCAGAGGTGCTTTCGCTGCCAAGCAGTCCGCACCG ATTTTACACAAGTTccagctgctgctgcagaACCACTTCAGCGTGTTATCAACACCGGTGATAATGATGTCTCACCGGATGGCACCCCTTCCCAGTTCCTGCTCTTTCGGGGTTTAGAGCCAAGTGTTACTGAGGAGATATTAGCCAAAGGCGTTGCTAAGCTCTACAAGCCGTCCTCCGGCTCTCAGTCTCAAGCAGCCGCTGCTGCAGCAAAGAAAGGTGCGAAGATTGCCTCGACCACCGGTGATACCAACTTGGGTGCCCGGGAAGGATCCATACGACGAATTTTGCTGGTGAGAGACAGACGAAGCAACGAAAGCTGGAGATATGGTTTCGCCGAGTTTGCAACAGTTGAG GATGCCCAATCCGCCTTGACCCGCCATAACTCCTTTGAGACGTTCACTATATCCTCGAAACCGGTACTAGCAAGCTATATCCACGCTGGAGTCTTCGTCCCAGTCTTGAATCCCACCGCAAGTACGGAGCGTTTTACGTTCAGTCCTTTGGGAAACCCGTCAGTGAAGTTGGCCTACTGGGATGAGGGAGCATACGTAACCGAGTTAAAGCTCTCAACTGAAATTGTAGAGTCGAAAGAAAAGCCAAAGGACACCGGTGCAGCTAGCAAGACCACCAAGGGATCTAAGGATGGCGACAAAATGAAGAAGCGAAAAGCAGAAGTAGGGGCCGCTTCCGGCAGCAAGAAGCTGGCAATGCCTTCACATTTACAGTTCTGGAGCGATAGACATGCAGAGTTGCACGGCATCCAACGCAACAATCCCGAAGGTGAAGCCCGAGAAGGTGAGATCGGCTCCGCTAACATGGAAAACGGTAGCGGTAATACCGAGCCTTCATCCGCTTCCTCTCCACCAACACAGTCTTATGCCGACTTGAATCGCAAGTGTTGTTATCTTTGCATGAGACAGTTCAAGACTGAAGCCGAGGTCCATCGTCACGAAAGATTGAGCCAGCTCCACCGTGACAACCTCCAAAACGAAGAGTTGAAGGCGAAGGCAGTGGCGAAACTGGCAAAGAAGAGAGATGGCCAGTCAGAACAGCAGCCGGCTGCTGAATACCGTGATCGAGCGAAGGAGAGGCGTAAGGTATTCGGCTCATCCAGCAAACCgaaagacaagaaaatagAAAAGGAAGtagaggaggaggaagagcagTCTGCTCTTCCGACTATGTCAAAAGGAGCCTCTCTTCTCGGTAAAATGGGTTGGTCTGCCGGCAAGGGCCTTGGAGCACAAGGCACAGGAATGACAGCGCCCGTTGCTACAGAGCTCTATGTCCAAGGCGTTGGGTTAGGCGCTCAGGGCTCCAAAGTGGGAGATGCAGTGCAAGAAGCGAGCCGGAACACTCGAGGAAGATACGATGAATTTTTGGAGAAAACGAAGGACCTTGCGAGGGAGAGGTATGAGAAGATGCAGCAAGGGGAGCAGTAG
- a CDS encoding uncharacterized protein (EggNog:ENOG410PRGR~TransMembrane:1 (o35-54i)~BUSCO:15910at33183) — protein MSNETSTNFSPPADNPPPQSLTQQQSSRISNSTKLLVGGSLFFVLSTLITRRSLARRRLASIPPYYTSATNHKPPVNGAMEALEALNIATINVASLAMIGVGGAMHAFDINGMDDLRRKIRGGLGVDGTGRSEKEVEEELEEWVVSVLNRKTEKEKKAGTDGADKLWLNERGKER, from the coding sequence ATGTCGAACGAGACATCGACGAATTTTTCGCCGCCGGCAGACAACCCTCCGCCGCAGTCTCTGACACAGCAGCAATCCTCCCGCATATCCAACTCTACAAAGCTCCTCGTCGGCGGCTCGCTCTTCTTTGTCCTTTCTACGCTCATCACTCGCCGCTCTCTTGCCCGCCGCCGTCTTGCCTCCATACCCCCTTACTACACTAGCGCCACGAACCACAAACCACCGGTCAATGGAGCCATGGAAGCCCTTGAAGCGCTCAATATCGCTACAATCAACGTCGCCAGCTTAGCAATGATTGGAGTTGGCGGCGCAATGCATGCATTCGATATCAATGGGATGGACGACCTAAGGAGGAAAATACGCGGTGGCCTAGGCGTGGACGGCACTGGGAGGAGTGAAAAAGAGGTGGAGGAGGAACTGGAGGAGTGGGTTGTCAGTGTTTTGAACAGAAAGActgaaaaggagaagaaggccGGCACTGATGGTGCGGATAAGCTGTGGCTTAATGAAAGGGGAAAGGAGAGATAA
- a CDS encoding uncharacterized protein (EggNog:ENOG410PU0E) yields MSKSPSPEEIRNLVNHQTKDEQIVNTALVNFLSALTLRSGLPNHWTLHRKSFKAYFTHASFEARTDGYLEDTKPDGKIRALIEVKAVARERKRKAICMQEAAQMVAWIRSHPDRGGCLNLPGRRVHVSQDRHEIYITIAEYNGDYIDYLEKDTSSDVYLTMHELVHGIQVS; encoded by the exons ATGTCAAAAAGTCCTAGCCCCGAGGAAATTCGAAATCTGGTGAATCACCAGACAAAGGACGAGCAGATTGTGAATACCGCACTTGTTAACTTCTTGAGTGCACTTACACTTCGTTCTGGATTACCCAATCACTGGACCTTACATCGAAAGTCGTTTAAGGCCTATTTCACACATGCATCGTTCGAAGCTCGTACCGATGGATACCTCGAAGACACAAAACCCGACGGAAAGATCCGGGCACTTATTGAAGTAAAGGCAGTTGCtagggagagaaaaagaaaagcaatttgCATGCAAGAAGCAGCTCAAATGGTAGCATGGATTCGAAGCCACCCAGATCGAGGTGGATGTTTGAATCTTCCTGGACG GCGCGTGCATGTATCCCAAGACCGTCACGAAATATATATCACTATTGCCGAATACAACGGTGACTATATAGACTATTTGGAGAAAGACACTTCATCCGACGTGTACCTGACGATGCATGAATTGGTCCATGGGATACAAGTGAGCTGA
- a CDS encoding uncharacterized protein (EggNog:ENOG410YE9M~COG:S): MMLPLCYRGAASQVGSLFRVGKKLRLGISFNYIEESYPRKADKRGASSVTRRMLAEREAQIDAEHTSGQSSVWREIYRMMRCPGPPCRQEAQYCWQDSVGKKHYRLRTHHLRSLVRYVEQGGVLETHDDVPDTIREQLYAEEQQSVERQQLNYL; encoded by the exons ATGATGCTACCATTGTG CTATAGAGGAGCAGCTTCTCAAGTGGGCAGCCTTTTTCGAGTGGGGAAGAAGCTCAGACTAGGCATATCCTTTAACTATATAGAGGAAAGCTACCCCAGAAAAGCAGACAAAAGGGGAGCATCATCAGTGACACGAAGGATGCTGGCTGAGCGTGAGGCTCAGATTGATGCTGAACACACTTCTGGGCAATCTTCAGTTTGGCGGGAGATATATAGGATGATGCGTTGCCCTGGGCCACCATGCCGTCAAGAAGCTCAGTACTGCTGGCAGGATTCAGTGGGAAAAAAGCATTACAGGCTTAGGACGCACCATCTGAGGAGTCTCGTTAGGTATGTGGAGCAAGGTGGAGTCCTAGAGACTCATGATGATGTCCCAGACACGATTCGGGAACAGCTGTATGCAGAGGAGCAGCAGTCAGTTGAAAGACAGCAACTAAACTACCTGTGA
- a CDS encoding uncharacterized protein (EggNog:ENOG410PYTU~COG:S) produces MGDILPEVHFINKKGPEIRTPRLILRPLRDSDVGDMFAIRSREDVMVWSLTKLPDKDISATKKIMSRWNDETNVGLAVLEVSNPDRVCGVIGYNAVGNKMEVGYLMHPDVWGKGYATEALQASIEAWWNGYEAVKPKKSMMHELLAFTHEGNERSYRVLRKCGFEMVEELDDEYGRGNVWRLKRANSG; encoded by the exons ATGGGAGACATCTTGCCTGAAGTGCACTTCATCAACAAGAAGGGCCCCGAAATCCGGACGCCCCGGTTGATCCTCCGACCTCTACGTGATTCCGATGTTGGAGATATGTTTGCGATAAGATCCCGCGAAGATGTCATGGTCTGGAG CCTCACAAAACTGCCCGACAAAGACATCTCAGCGACGAAGAAAATAATGTCCCGCTGGAACGACGAAACCAATGTGGGTCTTGCCGTGCTGGAGGTTTCGAACCCAGATCGTGTCTGTGGGGTCATCGGATATAACGCAGTCGGTAACAAGATGGAAGTCGGATACCTTATGCATCCCGACGTGTGGGGCAAGGGATATGCCACCGAGGCCCTCCAGGCCTCAATCGAAGCGTGGTGGAATGGTTATGAGGCAGTGAAGCCAAAGAAGAGCATGATGCATGAGCTGCTTGCCTTCACGCACGAGGGAAACGAGCGGAGCTACAGAGTTCTCAGGAAATGTGGATTCGAAATGGTTGAGGAACTTGACGATGAGTATGGAAGAGGAAATGTTTGGAGGCTAAAAAGGGCCAATAGCGGCTGA
- a CDS encoding uncharacterized protein (CAZy:CBM21~EggNog:ENOG410Q5I0~COG:T), with amino-acid sequence MPPWLFPDPFPLTKSGGDDLASAGAKMISRSVQRMSAKMFKSAAAPPAENQRSNRSKSTKSVHFEAQLESVCYFMKDDEPCLIAARISAVTRTNGACNPLKELKSESSLLLHDSTCVLDMISQSADRKDDAPVRVEQVYLSNRKNVTGTLAVANVSFAEHVKVRFTLDGWKTVSETAAEYFGNHRHKGFDTFGFTISLEDQKALKDKTMSFYVCYVANGMEIMDNNNSMNYQVELSKFAHQTGKSSPVENANATATSKSLPQSPATVERASAQASPPGILRLTSSSQKVSKASKYSAGNQLFAPLSRQLKAEVESFEGKKHHAEVDQDVGFLFCLLF; translated from the coding sequence ATGCCGCCATGGCTGTTTCCAGATCCTTTCCCTCTTACAAAATCCGGGGGGGATGACCTCGCCTCGGCGGGGGCCAAAATGATCTCGCGATCTGTACAGAGAATGTCGGCGAAGATGTTCAAATCAGCTGCTGCCCCTCCTGCCGAAAATCAAAGGAGTAATAGGTCGAAGTCGACCAAGTCCGTTCACTTTGAAGCTCAGCTCGAGTCAGTTTGCTACTTTATGAAGGACGACGAACCTTGTTTGATAGCTGCTCGGATATCGGCCGTGACACGCACCAACGGCGCATGTAACCCGCTCAAGGAGCTTAAAAGCGAGTCGTCTCTGCTGCTGCACGACTCGACATGTGTTTTGGATATGATATCCCAGTCCGCAGATCGAAAAGACGATGCGCCCGTCCGAGTAGAGCAAGTCTACCTCTCTAATCGGAAGAACGTCACTGGAACGTTGGCGGTTGCGAACGTCTCCTTTGCAGAGCATGTAAAGGTGCGGTTCACACTTGATGGATGGAAAACAGTGTCCGAAACGGCGGCAGAGTATTTTGGGAACCACCGTCATAAAGGATTCGACACGTTTGGCTTTACTATCAGTCTTGAAGATCAAAAGGCATTGAAGGACAAAACTATGTCCTTCTACGTTTGCTACGTCGCCAATGGCATGGAAATCATGGACAATAACAACTCGATGAACTATCAAGTCGAGCTGTCGAAGTTCGCCCATCAAACGGGCAAATCTAGCCCGGTTGAAAATGCCAATGCCACTGCCACCTCCAAATCTCTCCCTCAGTCTCCAGCTACTGTGGAGCGAGCGTCAGCCCAGGCCTCTCCTCCTGGCATCCTTCGACTGACATCATCAAGCCAGAAAGTCAGCAAAGCTTCAAAATACTCTGCTGGTAACCAATTATTCGCCCCTTTATCGCGGCAGCTTAAAGCGGAGGTAGAAAGTTTCGAAGGGAAGAAGCATCATGCGGAAGTCGATCAAGACGTAggtttccttttttgtttgCTTTTTTGA
- a CDS encoding uncharacterized protein (EggNog:ENOG410PU0E), with translation MWRQLVIGYSRPTPQALPLNLKRAGERNQFDWKRFNLDKWGTKANELLANYSSWKAYCDGLAAGTVFESTFALAHHFQLQAANTSDATLAPNVVITPIAFRTRNKTDLQRRLHQMHLQTPTKSTGLLPDDSESEELDDT, from the exons ATGTGGAG GCAGCTTGTGATTGGTTACTCCCGCCCAACCCCACAAGCATTGCCGCTGAACCTTAAGAGGGCTGGTGAACGCAATCAGTTTGACTGGAAGCGGTTCAACTTAGATAAGTGGGGAACCAAAGCGAATGAACTTCTTGCCAACTATTCGTCGTGGAAAGCTTATTGCGATGGCCTCGCTGCGGGCACCGTTTTTGAATCGACATTTGCCTTGGCTCATCATTTCCAACTTCAGGCCGCGAATACTTCAGATGCAACGTTGGCTCCTAATGTTGTCATTACTCCAATTGCATTTCGCACTCGCAACAAGACGGACCTCCAAAGGCGGCTGCATCAGATGCATCTTCAGACGCCTACAAAGTCCACCGGACTTTTACCTGACGACTCTGAGTCAGAAGAGCTTGATGATACTTAA
- the YAE1 gene encoding Essential protein Yae1, N terminal (EggNog:ENOG410PR4G~COG:S) — protein sequence MAPSSVDSASLCSDIPNSAPPSPSTALSSPARSSPPPQHPPPAESTGLDDIFGSSPPPTAGLSAEPLHTASSSHCEPSDLPSLRRQHVTAGYRDGISAAKHEHVQRGFDAGFPVGAQLGMRVGVVLGVLEGLVRCSPSASSSAPGKRSESGTTAAPSVDILQLYDLAKSELAVQKVFGGVAEIDSEVKPEQDSCLKLEKAGEEVVSKWEETVMRLLGNRS from the coding sequence ATGGCTCCCAGCTCCGTCGACAGCGCGTCGTTATGCAGTGACATCCCGAACTCCGCCCCTCCATCGCCGTCCACCGCCCTCAGCTCACCCGCCCGCTCATCACCGCCACCACAACATCCCCCGCCCGCTGAAAGCACAGGGTTGGATGACATCTTCGGCTCTTCTCCCCCTCCCACTGCGGGACTTTCCGCCGAACCACTCCACACTGCCTCTTCGTCCCACTGTGAGCCGTCTGACCTCCCCTCCCTCCGCCGCCAGCACGTCACCGCAGGGTATCGTGATGGTATCTCCGCCGCAAAGCACGAACACGTGCAGCGCGGTTTCGATGCCGGCTTCCCCGTCGGCGCGCAGCTGGGAATGAGGGTTGGGGTCGTGCTGGGTGTGCTGGAGGGCCTTGTTCGCTGTTCTCCATCTGCGTCTTCTTCCGCGCCCGGGAAGCGGTCAGAGAGCGGAACCACCGCAGCACCTTCGGTGGATATCTTGCAGCTGTACGATCTGGCAAAGTCTGAACTGGCGGTCCAGAAAGTTTTTGGCGGCGTGGCTGAGATTGACAGTGAAGTCAAGCCCGAACAAGATTCGTGCCTGAAGCTGGAGAAGGCGGGCGAAGAGGTGGTCTCAAAATGGGAGGAGACGGTCATGAGACTGCTTGGGAATCGAAGCTGA